In Escherichia ruysiae, a genomic segment contains:
- the lpdA gene encoding dihydrolipoyl dehydrogenase translates to MSTEIKTQVVVLGAGPAGYSAAFRCADLGLETVIVERYNTLGGVCLNVGCIPSKALLHVAKVIEEAKALAEHGIVFGEPKTDIDKIRTWKEKVINQLTGGLAGMAKGRKVKVVNGLGKFTGANTLEVEGENGKTVINFDNAIIAAGSRPIQLPFIPHEDPRIWDSTDALELKEVPERLLVMGGGIIGLEMGTVYHALGSQIDVVEMFDQVIPAADKDIVKVFTKRISKKFNLMLETKVTAVEAKEDGIYVTMEGKKAPAEPQRYDAVLVAIGRVPNGKNLDAGKAGVEVDDRGFIRVDKQLRTNVPHIFAIGDIVGQPMLAHKGVHEGHVAAEVIAGKKHYFDPKVIPSIAYTEPEVAWVGLTEKEAKEKGISYETATFPWAASGRAIASDCADGMTKLIFDKESHRVIGGAIVGTNGGELLGEIGLAIEMGCDAEDIALTIHAHPTLHESVGLAAEIFEGSITDLPNPKAKKK, encoded by the coding sequence ATGAGTACTGAAATCAAAACTCAGGTCGTGGTACTTGGGGCAGGCCCCGCAGGTTATTCTGCTGCCTTCCGTTGCGCTGATTTAGGTCTGGAAACCGTAATCGTAGAACGCTACAACACCCTCGGCGGTGTTTGCCTGAACGTCGGCTGTATCCCTTCTAAAGCACTGCTGCACGTAGCGAAAGTTATCGAAGAAGCCAAAGCTCTGGCTGAACACGGTATCGTCTTCGGTGAACCGAAAACCGATATCGACAAGATTCGTACCTGGAAAGAGAAAGTGATCAATCAGCTGACCGGTGGGCTGGCTGGTATGGCGAAAGGCCGCAAAGTCAAAGTGGTCAACGGTCTGGGTAAATTCACCGGGGCGAACACCCTGGAAGTTGAAGGTGAGAACGGTAAAACCGTGATCAACTTCGATAACGCGATCATCGCAGCGGGTTCTCGCCCGATCCAACTGCCGTTTATTCCGCATGAAGATCCGCGTATCTGGGACTCCACTGACGCGCTGGAACTGAAAGAAGTACCAGAACGTCTGCTGGTTATGGGTGGTGGTATCATCGGTCTGGAAATGGGAACCGTATACCACGCGCTGGGTTCACAGATTGACGTGGTTGAAATGTTCGACCAGGTTATCCCTGCGGCTGACAAAGACATCGTTAAAGTCTTCACCAAGCGTATCAGCAAGAAATTCAACCTGATGCTGGAAACCAAAGTTACTGCCGTTGAAGCGAAAGAAGACGGTATTTATGTGACGATGGAAGGCAAAAAAGCACCGGCTGAACCGCAGCGTTACGATGCCGTGCTGGTAGCGATTGGTCGTGTGCCGAACGGTAAAAACCTCGACGCAGGTAAAGCAGGCGTGGAAGTGGACGACCGTGGCTTCATCCGCGTTGATAAACAACTGCGTACTAACGTACCGCACATCTTTGCTATCGGCGATATCGTCGGTCAGCCGATGCTGGCACACAAAGGTGTTCACGAAGGTCACGTTGCTGCTGAAGTTATCGCAGGTAAGAAACACTACTTCGATCCGAAAGTTATCCCGTCCATCGCTTATACCGAACCAGAAGTTGCATGGGTAGGTCTGACTGAGAAAGAAGCGAAAGAGAAAGGCATCAGCTACGAAACCGCCACCTTCCCGTGGGCTGCTTCTGGTCGTGCTATCGCTTCCGACTGCGCAGACGGTATGACCAAACTGATTTTCGACAAAGAATCTCACCGTGTGATCGGTGGTGCAATTGTCGGTACTAACGGCGGTGAGCTGCTGGGTGAAATCGGTCTGGCAATCGAAATGGGTTGTGACGCGGAAGACATCGCGCTGACCATCCACGCGCACCCGACTCTGCATGAGTCTGTGGGTCTGGCGGCAGAAATATTCGAAGGTAGCATCACTGACCTGCCGAACCCGAAAGCGAAGAAGAAGTAA
- a CDS encoding DUF3300 domain-containing protein — translation MKMTLPFKPHVLALICSAGLCAASGALYVKSRTVETPVEAQTVPVVTTATLPATVSAPPVVPAVVKSTFSTAQIDQWVAPVALYPDSLLSQVLMASTYPANVAQAVQWSHDNPLKQGDAAIQAVADQPWDASVKSLVAFPQLMALMGENPQWVQNLGDAFLAQPQDVMDSVQRLRQLAQQTGSLKSSTEQKVITTTKKAVPVKPAVAPSAIQSNTVSTASPVITEPAPTVITIEPTNPDVVYIPNYNPTVVYGNWANSAYPPVYLPPPAGEPFVDSFVRGFGYSMGVATTYALFSSIDWDDDDHDHHHDDDDYHHHDGGHRDGNGWQHNGDNINIDVNNFNRITGEHLTDKNMAWRHNPNYRNGLPYHDQDMAKRFHQTDVSGGMSATPLPAPSRDSQRQAAASQFQQRTHAAPAITRDTQRQAAAQRFNEAEHDGNYEDFREFSRRQPLTQQQKDAARQRYQSASPEQRQAFRERMQTNPQNQQRRDAARQRIQSASPEQRQAVREKMQTNPKNQQRRDAARERIQSASPEQHPLNQQQRDNARQRIQSASPEQRQVFREKVQENRPQRLNDSNRTARLNNEQRSAVRERLSERGARRLER, via the coding sequence ATGAAAATGACTTTGCCGTTTAAACCCCATGTGCTGGCGCTAATTTGCAGTGCCGGGCTTTGTGCCGCTTCCGGTGCTTTGTATGTAAAAAGCCGCACTGTGGAAACGCCTGTAGAAGCGCAAACTGTGCCTGTTGTCACTACAGCTACGCTTCCAGCAACGGTTTCCGCGCCGCCAGTAGTACCTGCCGTCGTCAAATCTACCTTCAGTACTGCGCAAATTGATCAATGGGTCGCGCCTGTCGCACTGTACCCCGATTCTCTGCTTTCACAAGTGTTAATGGCATCAACCTATCCGGCAAACGTTGCGCAAGCAGTGCAATGGTCGCACGATAATCCACTTAAACAAGGTGACGCTGCTATTCAGGCAGTAGCTGACCAGCCGTGGGATGCCAGCGTCAAATCACTGGTGGCGTTTCCACAGTTGATGGCATTGATGGGCGAAAACCCGCAATGGGTGCAAAACCTGGGCGATGCGTTTCTGGCACAGCCGCAGGACGTGATGGACTCGGTACAGCGTTTGCGTCAACTGGCGCAACAAACCGGGTCGCTGAAGTCATCAACCGAACAGAAAGTCATTACGACAACGAAGAAAGCTGTACCGGTAAAACCGGCTGTCGCGCCTTCCGCCATACAATCCAATACCGTTTCAACAGCCAGCCCCGTCATTACAGAACCTGCGCCAACCGTAATAACCATTGAGCCAACCAATCCGGATGTGGTTTATATTCCCAACTATAACCCAACCGTGGTTTACGGGAACTGGGCCAATTCCGCGTATCCGCCGGTTTACCTGCCGCCGCCAGCCGGAGAGCCGTTTGTTGACAGCTTTGTGCGCGGTTTCGGCTACAGCATGGGCGTTGCTACTACATACGCGTTATTCAGCAGCATCGACTGGGATGACGACGATCATGACCATCATCATGACGATGATGATTATCATCACCACGATGGCGGTCATCGTGACGGCAACGGCTGGCAACACAACGGTGACAACATCAATATTGACGTCAACAATTTCAACCGCATCACCGGTGAGCATCTTACTGATAAGAATATGGCATGGCGGCACAATCCAAACTACCGTAATGGTTTGCCTTATCATGATCAGGATATGGCAAAGCGGTTTCATCAAACCGATGTCAGTGGCGGCATGAGCGCCACGCCGCTTCCTGCACCGTCGCGCGACAGTCAGCGTCAGGCGGCGGCAAGCCAGTTTCAGCAACGAACACACGCCGCACCAGCCATTACGCGAGATACGCAACGTCAGGCTGCGGCACAACGGTTTAATGAAGCGGAACACGATGGCAATTATGAAGATTTTCGCGAGTTCAGCCGTCGCCAACCACTGACCCAGCAGCAAAAGGATGCCGCTCGTCAGCGTTATCAGTCGGCCTCACCTGAACAGCGCCAGGCGTTCCGTGAGAGAATGCAAACTAACCCGCAGAACCAGCAGCGAAGAGATGCAGCGCGTCAGCGTATTCAGTCCGCTTCACCTGAGCAGCGCCAGGCAGTCCGCGAGAAAATGCAGACTAACCCGAAGAACCAGCAGCGAAGAGATGCAGCGCGTGAGCGTATTCAGTCCGCATCACCAGAGCAGCACCCACTCAACCAACAGCAACGTGATAACGCCCGCCAGCGTATTCAATCGGCATCTCCTGAACAACGTCAGGTTTTTCGGGAGAAAGTTCAGGAGAACCGCCCGCAACGTCTAAACGACAGTAACCGTACTGCCAGGCTGAATAACGAGCAACGGTCTGCGGTACGTGAACGGTTGTCTGAGCGTGGAGCAAGAAGACTGGAAAGATAA